The region CCAGACATGATCCAAAAGCTTCCAAGCTCGCTCAGTCCATACTGAAGTTCAAGAGGCGAGATATCCCATGTGCAAGGACTTCTCCTCAAAGGCCCTTGTCTTATTATTCCGTCATCGATGAAACTGGAAATCCTGGACAAGATTCATGATTGACATCACGGAATTGTTAAATGCAGATACCGAACCAAGGACTCAGTCTGGTGGCCAGTTTTGGGCAAACAAGTGGAAGAGATGGACACTAACTGTCGCAAATGTATTGAGCAGCGaacacccaacagcgaacgccTCTGTAGTTCCAGAAAGACCAAGACAAGTTCTCGGGACCGACTTGTTCAGTCTTAACGGACGGACATACCTCTCGGTGGTGGATTACTTCTCGCGCTTCATCGAAATATCAATACTGCTGGCGTCCCAGAAATCAAGTGAAACGACACGCGCATTAAAGTCCGTATTCGCCAAGACACGGAATGCCCAATATCTTGAGGTCTGACAGTGAGCCACAATTAGTCTCAACTGAATTTGACGAGTTCTCAAAGGAATACTCGTTTTCACACATGTGACGTCAAGCCCAAAATTGCCGCAGACCAATGGCGAAGCGGAGCAAGCCGTACAGACCATAAAGAATgcaataaagaaagaaaaagacccAGCTAAGGCTCTCATGTCTTACAGAGCAACCCCACTGGAAAACGGGTATAGCCCTGCTGAAATGCTCCTCAAGAGAAAAATCCGAACTACTGTTCCCGTGTTCCCTGATCAGCTGAAGCCTTCTTGGCCTGGCTTACAGGAACTTCGCGAGCATGAACAAGAAAGCAAGATTGTCCAAACGAAACGTTACAATGTAAATCATCGATGCACTGAACTCCCTGCTTTGAAACCAGGAGGCCATGTGTGGCTTGTGGATCAGAAAAAACCAGCAGTTGTTACAGAAAGAGCTACAACAGCTAGGTCTTACGTGGTTGTAACGCAGGACGGTAACCAAATTCGAAGAAATCGTCGACACCTAGTCTCCCTGCCACAGACAGTCCAACAGGAGCTCCCTCAGAAAGAGGAGACAACCCCATCAGCTTTACCATCACCGCAGTATGGATCCCCAGATAGCAAAACACCATTCGATGATGTCAAAACTACCAGACCTTGACGGGTGGTTAGGCCGCCAGTCAGACTTAACCTATAacacgttttgttttgttttgatataTGTGACGTTAAGGAATCGGACTTGACTTTTCCTTTGATGAAGTTTTCATTTACACGTTTAATTGTACCTCCCAATTAGTGGCTCGAAAGGGCACTTGTTATATATGTAACGCAATATCACTATGTACCCGGGCCTTGAGTTTACAGTAAGAGAGACTGAGTTAACTTCAACCGTTTGTGCGCGATTTTTTTCCCGACAACATAACACATGGTAGGGGGTTATGTCCCtatttttattcttcattGCTTGTTCACCGGCGCTCTCAGACAGAAACGCCTTGTCAGTGTGGCACGATGGCAGGCAAGTTTTAACTGGATTCTAGTGTGGAATCTGAAAATAAGCAAAACAATCGCAATAATCTGAGGCATCCTAATGTGAAGTTAATTTTAATGATGTTTGCTTGACAGGAGTCCTGACTCAAGAAACGGATGGGAACGTGACCATATTTGGAAGTCAATATGTCGCTGCATCTTACGTAAAATTCATTGAGTCTGCTGGAGGGAGAATGGTTCCAATTTTGTATCTTTTACAAGAATTACTTTAATCCTTTGAGAGGCCAATTTTACCGTCAGGTTTCCCACCGTCCAATCTACAATCCGAAGAACAACCATTATCGAACCatctttacaaaatttttgattttccaGTAGACGAAATGACTAgccagcaatttttttttcatttcttaacCTAAAAACAGTGTGAACTCCACAGAGAAAGAGGTTGAAAAGCTCTTCAATTCTTTAAATGGGTAAGTAAGTGAGTGAAGTAAGAAATATTAGTGTGAATACTTTTTGTTTGAAGCAGGAATGATTCTCGCACTCATCACCGTCAAGATGCTAACTGCTGAGAAATTTATAAAGGCTCTTTTAGATAAGTATTCAGTATAACCTTCGTTGTTACTATgttgtcttttgtttgttcatcATAAAAAATCCGCTTTCGAAGCAACAGGACAGAGTTAATATTATGAAACTGACAAATTGACGGGGGTTCCACTCACCAACTTAGTCTGTTGTTTATTGTACACGCTAAAATTTAGGGCCATTTTCCCAGGAGGCCACCGACTTTTACAGCACACAAACTACACCAGGGTAGGGAAACAGATATTTGATTTGGCCCTTAAGGTAAGTGGCAAAATTCTCATCAGTACTGAacatttaattgtttttgtttataacTATAAGTTATGAGTTTAATCTGTTGTTTATCCCCATTGTTCATTTGCGTAAGGCTTTTGCCAATGGTGACGTGTTTCCCATCTGGGCAGAATGTCTCGGATTTGAGTTGGTGTCGATGTTGGTCAGTAAATCAGATTTGAGCCTCGGACAATTTGGAACAAGCCTCTTCACTGATGTCCACGCGAGAAACATCAGTCTGTCTTTAATCCTCCCCAAAGGTTTGTTGTGACAGGCTTTcattataaaaatttaaaatttcggtAGAAAAAGATAtacaaatagaaataaaaacatgTCAGGATGACATTATGCAGAGGCGTATTCGTCATGCAGTTTCTATCGCGCTTAGCAACGAGATAAACTGAAGAATATTCACGAAAATGTCGATTTGGCCTTGCAGTTTCACACGTTACATTTGGAATTGGGCATGAGCTCTCCTTCGTTATCCACAATCGCAACTCTTGTGATAAGACGGATAAGTTTTGATTTGCTGGGTTTGGTGAGCTActataataaattaataaattatacaaataaaaataataacgtGTCAGGATGACATTGTACAGAGGCGTTTTAGTCTTGGAGGTACAGTTTCTCTCGCGCCTTGGAACGAGGTAATAAGGTATTTACGAATATGTTGGTATGTTGGTATGCGCTGACACCAACGTAATTAGGCATGTTTCTCCGTCATCCGAAATCGCAACTCTTGTGATACGGCGTCGGAGAAGTATGCTACGCCAAACGTGACAAAATATCAAGGCAACTAATAAGTAAATCAAGTCACACAATTTACTATCAAGTTGCCTGCAATCAgtatcaatttttttgcttacTAAATCATACCTCTTGCAATTGATATTACCTCTTCTCTCCGTATCACGTGCGTCTCGAGTGTCAAAGTTCATTGTTTTGCAATTCAAGACGCAGTCTTAATAAATTGAGAAGTGAGACGACAGCTTTTGTTCATCTTCCGGGGGCGACTGAACCCGAGTAACGGCCGCTAGCAGGTTCTTCGTCGGAAACACCGAGGTTAAGTTACCCTTTTACAGTAGTGTGGGCTATGTTGTCAAGTCGCCTTGCTATTTGTCTCACTTTTGGCGTAGCATAGGAGAAGTTTGAATTTGGTGGCTTTGATAACAATGCACTTAATTTGCATTTCACACTTagtttttcacatttttagATTTCTCTATTTGACAAAATGTTAATCATGGATTTAAGAATATGACTATTTTAAGAATGAAATAAAGATAAATGAAGATAGGAAATACCTAGGCCTAAATAAACGGTTAGGTCTCGATTTAGACTCGTATTGGTGTagtttttgtgtacatttcacttgaaaaagaacacCGAAAACATTCAACTAAGTGAAAAAGCGACCCACAAATTTTATTGCCAGGACAATGATTAAAAGCAAGAAGAAACATGAAGCATATATGGAAGAAAAACAGCATAAAACGTCGGTCAACTTGTTTAAATTATCGATCGTTGCGGTCAACGGAGATAAATATAAGGCACACTGGTTTCTCTGTGTTGTGGCGGAAGGCTTCGGTGCCGCCCCTTCGGACGGACGGACGGACGGACAGACGTGTTGTCAGAGCAATACCATTTAATTTCATACCTACGGGGTTCTTCTTATGCCTGTGATGCTCTGTGTGGTATCAAAGGTGTTAGTTTTTATTGCCATCTTTTTCATTGTCCATTGCAGATTATATCAAAGCTGCCATGTGGAAATCTGCGCCACCGTACATCGTGAGGCATTTACGCAACAATCCAGCAACATATAACAATCACAAGCAAGGCCTCACACCTGAGGTCAGCCATCATTTTATCCGTCAGTGTTATTAGTTTGTTTGTTGCTTGTTTCCTTAGAGGTTGATATGACACCATGTTTCGTGAGTCCAGATGGCCCTAAAGCGATACAACTAACAACTATAAACCTAAAGAAAACGcgtaagattttttttaaatttaactaCTAATATAActgctgcaaataaaactaAATCTTGTTTAACACACTAAACAAATCAatacaaaataacaaacagttcagttcagttcagttcttcttcttcttcttcttcttcttcttcttctccttcttcttcttcttcttcttcttcttcttcttcttcttcttcttcttcttcttcttcttcttcttcttctcctcctcctccaaaacaacgaaacaacAAACCAATAAACCAACTAACCAACAACCCACCAGCAATTCCACGTCAATTTTTCTGCTCCTCTTACACTGCAGCACCTTCTCAGTCTCGTCCTTCAGGACTTGGATTTCACCTTTGCTCTCATTGACCAGTTCTGCGCTTATTTCTTGTTCGCTCTTTCCATATCAGCAGTTTGTTGTCTCCAATATAATTCTCGTCGCTCCTGGTTCCTCTACCGTAGACAAAGGGGGGCTTTCTGCTAATGACTCTCAGCAGTGTTTATTGAGCGATTCTGCCCTCCGACCGTACAACTCCTTTCCCCGAACTCTTCTCTCAGGTTCACCTTCTTTTCCTCAACTGACTGTCTATCACACCACACCCTTCCAACACGTCACTTACATTtatacataataattttttttacaattaacACTTACTAACAAACTTACTGTTTAAACAAGACACTTACATTACTACAGTTACAATGGTGTAATCACAGTTGAGATCTTTTatgaacaaataaacttacaaTCTGTTCTTAAAAAGATACTAAAAACGGTTTGCTATGACAATACATTGACGCTAAACAATTAACACTAACGAAACATACTTAATTTACAGTTTAAaaaccaaagaagaaaaaagaattctGTGACACACCAGCAACTCCgtaactaaaagaaaaaattaccAGGCTGAGTACTGCATGTTAATAAGACCACCGTCTATGATAATctcgattttaatttttgttctagTGCAGACCTACAACAAGAACCATCTTCTGAAAAAGTTCTTTAGAATAGTTGCGACTAGCAAGGATCAAAGAGGAGTGGAATTTATAACAATGATGGAGGGTATAGCATCTATGGCGtttaatatattaataatGGCCTTCAGTGTTTAATAGAAAGAGATTTACTTTTAAATCTAATTTTGGTGTAAATCCCAGTTTTTGCGAAAACTTTGTAATCAGGAGAAAACAAATACTAGCGCCCGATCACAATTCACCTTCAACTCATTGAGAGAAATATGCGGTACCAGGTCGAAGGTTTTTGTATTGTTTGGGAATCTCGAATTTTCAAGCGATTACATCACTTAAAGTAAGAACCTTCATGGATCTTGATAAATGGAAATTTTGGGTAAGTAATGTGAGCAAAAGGCGCGTAATTTTCTTCTACAAGAAACATAAAAGCACTATAAATTGACTGATTGTAGGGAAAAATCACCCGATCTTCATGGTCCACTGGCATCCACTGAAGGCGCAGTTCGAATGGAGAGGAGACTTAAATATCAATCATTCCGTAAGGGATGTGCTTGTTGGTCAATACTTTGCGGACTTTTTCATGAAACAAGGTCAGTTTTTACTCCCTTGACTTCATTCAACCTAAAATATGTGATTATTAATATCCATTCCCTTTGTGTTCTGTTCTTGGATATTTATGAGGTTAGTGTCCAATCGTTGTAGGGCTGTGTAATCCTTTACTTTGATTCAAGCCCTTCATagactttctttctttcactaacactaaccctaaccctatggaaatttgttttccaaagTTCTTTGGATAGTTAACCATGAAAACTTTTAATCCACAGCAAGACGCAGTGGTCATCGCTTCCcaagtgaaaaagaagaaaacgcCAACGTAATTTACAAATACAAACCTACTGATGTGCGGGACTACTTGATGATCATTCAagcttattttttttgacaaaaatgtaCAGTGAACAACTgcagacaaattaaaaaccaTCTGAAAAGTACAAATGAGTGTAACCTTGTCATCTTTGCTAAAATAACTTGACGAGGTAAAATCTCCTGTGAGTAATATAAGCAAAGTTGGAACATTAATAAATATTGTGACAAATTACTACCAAACATTGTGATAACCCTAACCTGCACGATCTCACTTTACCGAGGCACAACTCAAATAATGATCACTCACtcgaaaaccggagtaccccacctctcagagcagagtagagaaccaacaaacgtGACCCACATATGACGGAGAGTCagggaattgaaccccggcCACActggtggaaggcgagtgctctccCCACTGCGCTAACCCTCCTTTAGAATTAAAAATCTGCAGCCCTCGATTTAAAAATTCTGTAGCTCTCAATGTCAAAATCCTTTAAAAATACCttaatagaccactttcataaatggcggcgctttctgttattcctttgtattcaTGTCAATTAGACCTACTAGCCTccctttggtttaaatattctttagaaTTTAGCCCATGGCAGTGAGGCtaataaggcttattagccttaaaacaaaagaatattaaatttgatcgccattatgaaagaggtctattggcTTGTAAAAGGTCATTTCTAACGAATGGCTGtgagtttgttgttttaaCGGAATGAACGgataaaagaaaacgaaacgaTATTGACCCTACCTGTTCATAGCATAACAGACTTTACGTTCTCTCGCCAGTGACCTCGGCTTCGCAATAAGGGCAAATTCAGAACCTTAGCATGACGAAGTTTAAACCACAAGctttagttatttttctttattttcctgAAAATGTGCTAAGTGTGCGAATGATAAGgctcaaacttttttttccatttggaATTTTGCCGGCTGAGGATGCCTCGTGGTAATAGCGCAACTAAATAGCTTAAAAATCATTGCAAGTTCATCGTACTTAGAGGGAGACGATTTAAAAACGATTTCAGCTGTGCTGGAAACCAACTTATCTTGCTGCTACAGTCacgaaaaatgacaaactttcttgataacacttattatatagagaataatacacgAGCGCACAGATCCGGGTGTTCAATTCAATACCTCAcgaatttttcaataattcaatttccaatctccaagcaaccacgcattattttgtttattatataaacaccttattaaaaagaagaaaccagCGTTTCAAAAAGCGAACGCGTTGCCtttcattcatggcgctaaacAGGTCTACTGACGTGTCAGTAGCTAATTGATTGCCATGGCAAACACACGTGAAATTATCGTAGTTTTTTACGTGTGGAGATAAGGTTTTTCTTTGCGGTGGAAATCCTTGAAGCACTTCAGGTTATCTAATAAAATGTATTTGCTTGTTACTTGCATTGCAGTCAAGTCAGCGTGTCGGCAAAACGCTACGAAGAAggataatttgaaaaaagtttACCTTTACCCATGGCAAGAAAAGACTATGGTTTAAAAAAGGCGGTTTTAAGTGTGGGAACTGGGCACTAATTTGTGGTTTTGAAGGTGTTTAACTAAATTAAGGAAaggataaaaaacaaacaaagcgaTATTGGCCCCACCTGTTCGTAGCATAACGAACTTTACAGACAGCCCGGCCTGTAACCACAACTTCGCGATTAAGGCAAATTCTCTATTGAAAACCTTAGCATGACGAACTTTAAACCGAAAGCTCTATTTTTTTACCTTATTTTGCTGAAAACGTCAGAGGCAACCACAATGGACCTATTTTCCGAGACCTTTGAATATGATGACGatgaaaaaactgaaagtCCAATTGTAGGTATGTTAATTGTCAGTCCTGATGTTTAACAAAATTACCTACTCAAAGGAATACAGCATCATTTTAATGTGAAGAGAAGGGGCTATTCTATGTTACCGCAATCAAATGAGAAAACTGAAGGTTTGCCTTTCCTGCTAACTAGAGCAATTCTTTAGAGCACGAGCTCCTTTACTACCGGAAAGGAAATTAGCTCGACACTCGGACGATATGTATGCTGTCGCTCAAAGATTTTCTTATTCAACATACATGCACCTCTTGCAGTTAAAACTGCCGAGTAGTTGAAATccttcaaaaaaataaagagcAAGAAAGATTACATTGGTTTATGTCATCGGTGTTCATACTTCCTTGTTACTtcataagaaaagaaaaacagcttgGTTTAAAACTGAGAAAGGTGAGCACTATGTAGTGATGGACTCAGTTTAAAGAATCATGTCatattttttccaaacaaTTGCAGCGGACAGCAGGTGGAGAGATGATAGAAAAAAAGTGTTGTAGGGTGAAAGGGTTGTTTGATTAAACGATATTAAGACGAAATGCGATAGAAAATCGagcaatttcagcttttagtGGACAAAAATCTGGtaccaaaataaatttaagtaTTTTACAGTCCTTTTTACTTTTCGTGAAAGCTAAAGATATAGATATTTGCCTGAAATAACACCGAAAATAATTTCCCACGGGAAcgagaaaaatgaaattttaacgTTCAGAGAAATTATGCAAACACAGGTACAATTTCATCATCAGTTCCATTCCACCAGTACTTTCAAGTGTTTCTTACCAAGTTAAACAGTTGTTTGACGTTTGGTGTTGCTAGAAATGATGTTTTTTCAGAAGatatttaaaacaattgttcAGAAGTTTGCAATACGATGTTCATAATCTTGGCACTAGGTTTTTGTCCACTTGTTACTCGAACTTCTGGTGGATTCTGTCTTAATCCCTTGAAACTAACGAAGACCACGATCTGAGAGCATACGATTCTCTCATTGGCTCGCCACATATCCCAATTAATAGTGATGGAAAAGGGAA is a window of Acropora palmata chromosome 11, jaAcrPala1.3, whole genome shotgun sequence DNA encoding:
- the LOC141858886 gene encoding gamma-glutamyl hydrolase-like, which translates into the protein MDLFSESFEYDDDEKSECPIVGVLTQETDGNVTIFGSQYVAASYVKFIESAGGRMVPIFVNSTEKEVEKLFNSLNGAIFPGGHRLLQHTNYTRVGKQIFDLALKAFANGDVFPIWAECLGFELVSMLVSKSDLSLGQFGTSLFTDVHARNISLSLILPKDYIKAAMWKSAPPYIVRHLRNNPATYNNHKQGLTPETYNKNHLLKKFFRIVATSKDQRGVEFITMMEGKNHPIFMVHWHPLKAQFEWRGDLNINHSVRDVLVGQYFADFFMKQARRSGHRFPSEKEENANVIYKYKPTDVRDYLMIIQAYFF